A single Ciona intestinalis chromosome 12, KH, whole genome shotgun sequence DNA region contains:
- the pdedelta gene encoding cGMP phosphodiesterase delta subunit has product MASEANHPEQVDKILDGFKLNWMNLRDASSGKVLWQGDSDLSKPGFEHEARVPKKILKCKAVSREINFSSLEVMEKFRLEQRVLFKGKCLEEWFFEFGFVIPDSTNTWQSVIEAAPASQMMPASVLSGNVVIETQFYDDDVLVSTSRVRIYYV; this is encoded by the exons ATGGCTTCTGAGGCAAACCACCCTGAACAAGTTGACAAAATATTGGATGGCTTTAAGCT GAATTGGATGAATCTAAGAGATGCCTCATCTGGTAAAGTTTTATGGCAAGGTGATTCTGATTTATCAAAGCCAGGATTCGAACATGAAG ctcGTGTGCCGAAGAAAATTCTCAAATGCAAAGCAGTTTCACGTGAAATCAACTTTTCCTCGTTAGAGGTCATGGAAAAGTTTCGACTTGAACAAAGAGTTCTATTTAAAGGCAAATGTCTTGAAG aatggTTTTTCGAATTTGGTTTCGTGATACCTGATTCTACCAATACATGGCAATCTGTTATTGAAGCAGCTCCTGCTAGCCAAATGATGCCAGCAAGTGTGCTTAG TGGAAATGTGGTGATTGAGACACAATTTTACGATGATGACGTTTTAGTGAGCACTTCACGTGTTCGaatttattatgtttga
- the LOC101243045 gene encoding DNA repair protein XRCC2-like, whose product MASFSVKTHTPTVVNIGKFLFCHPNSLQDGNVVEIIGEEACGKSTVLQHLMIDCILPKSYGGCEAAVLYFDLDGHLDLLRIMAIMEQKTEADESVIKLWLKRLFVVRCDSTEQVVITLHSIEPLIANSKVQFGMIILDSLTAFHWIDCQDGGTSHYFKEVKMRKVIAALKMIKERYKICVLASSQQLINVTDKNTDTPGKVCLHKPVLPAQWSELVNYRFVLKCNSLADVAPKKITIHSVSPSHYEKGFVVDERGLSEI is encoded by the coding sequence ATGGCTTCATTTTCTGTGAAAACTCACACTCCTACGGTTGTCAACATTGGAAAATTCCTTTTCTGTCATCCTAACTCCTTGCAAGATGGAAACGTCGTGGAAATCATTGGGGAAGAAGCCTGCGGAAAATCTACGGTACTTCAGCATTTAATGATCGATTGCATTCTTCCTAAATCCTACGGTGGTTGCGAAGCTGCAGTATTGTATTTCGATCTTGACGGCCATTTGGACCTACTGAGAATCATGGCTATTATGGAACAAAAAACAGAAGCAGATGAAAGTGTCATAAAGCTATGGTTAAAGCGGCTTTTCGTTGTTCGTTGCGATTCTACCGAACAGGTAGTGATCACCTTGCACTCAATCGAACCATTAATAGCCAACAGTAAGGTGCAGTTCGGAATGATTATACTCGACAGTCTTACCGCATTTCACTGGATAGATTGCCAAGATGGAGGCACCAGccattattttaaagaagTAAAAATGAGAAAAGTTATAGCCGCGTTGAAAATGATCAAAGAAAGATATAAGATATGCGTGTTGGCATCGTCGCAACAATTAATAAACGTGACGGATAAAAATACTGACACACCGGGTAAAGTATGTTTGCACAAACCAGTTCTACCTGCACAGTGGTCAGAATTGGTAAACTATAGGTTTGTGCTGAAATGTAATAGCTTGGCGGACGTCGCACCGAAAAAAATCACGATACATAGCGTTTCACCATCACACTACGAAAAGGGTTTCGTTGTGGACGAAAGAGGATTATCGGAAATTTAA
- the LOC100182527 gene encoding MORN repeat-containing protein 3-like, with translation MPHVKQPRVTEPLWHSWDYKAQKKGLHNTVFSVNGDEFTGEWLNNKKHGKGTKVWKSSGGIYDGDWKFGKQNGFGTLSFPDKGSDTFKKQYSGGWKNGMKHGYGTFFYCDTEYYEGEWYADNRCGWGRMYFADGSVYEGEWDEDKCCGRGMLRQANDNRYEGEWKGGKKNGHGKFFYLNSGQVYEGVWVDDIPKCGCMTDFGRDGAPQPTVYPIPKIQLVDPEAVVANSEDTFISDDI, from the exons ATGCCGCATGTAAAACAACCGCGAGTAACAGAGCCGCTCTGGCATTCATGGGACTATAAAGCACAGAAAAAGGGTCTTCATAATACAGTTTTCTCTGTTAACGGTGACGAATTCACTGGAGAAtggttaaacaacaaaaaacacg GCAAAGGTACCAAAGTTTGGAAATCCAGTGGTGGAATTTATGATGGCGACTGGAAATTTGGCAAACAAAACGGATTTGGAACTTTGAGTTTTCCAGATAAAGGATCGGATACTTTTAAGAAACAATATTCAGGGGGGTGGAAAAATGGCATGAAACAT GGATATGGAACTTTCTTTTATTGCGATACCGAGTATTATGAAGGGGAATGGTATGCAGACAATAGGTGTGGCTGGGGTAGGATGTATTTTGCTGATGGTTCAGTGTATGAAGGGGAATGGGATGAAGACAAATGCTGCGGAAGAGGAATGCTAAGACAAG CAAATGATAATCGTTACGAAGGCGAATGGAAAGGAGGGAAAAAAAATGGGCACGGCAAATTTTTCTACCTTAATAGTGGCCAG GTTTATGAAGGTGTTTGGGTTGATGATATACCCAAGTGTGGATGTATGACTGACTTTGGAAGAGATGGCGCACCTCAACCTACAGTTTACCCAATTCCAAAA ATCCAACTGGTAGACCCAGAAGCCGTTGTTGCCAATTCTGAAGATACTTTCATTTCAGACGACATCTAG